A single genomic interval of Hippoglossus stenolepis isolate QCI-W04-F060 chromosome 24, HSTE1.2, whole genome shotgun sequence harbors:
- the eef1b2 gene encoding elongation factor 1-beta yields the protein MGFGDLKSASGLKVLNDFLLERSYIEGFVPSQADVAVFDAISTPPSADLCHALRWYNHIKSYHSQKNSLPGVKKPLGQYGPAAVADTTPSSAAVSKDDDDEEEDDDDIDLFGSDEEDDSEAARLKEERLAEYAAKKAKKPTLIAKSSILLDVKPWDDETDMAKLEECVRSIQMDGLLWGQSKLVPVGYGIKKLQIGCVVEDDKVGTDILEENITAFEDFVQSMDVAAFNKI from the exons ATGGGCTTCGGTGACCTGAAATCCGCCTCCGGCCTCAAAGTGCTGAatgacttcctgctggagcgAAGTTACATCGAAGG GTTTGTTCCCTCTCAGGCTGACGTCGCAGTCTTTGATGCCATCTCGACGCCACCCTCAGCCGACCTGTGTCACGCCCTCCGGTGGTACAACCACATCAAGTCATACCACAGCCAGAAGAACAG TCTTCCAGGTGTGAAGAAACCTCTGGGTCAGTACGGACCTGCGGCCGTGGCCGACACCACCCCCAGCTCCGCCGCTGTCTcaaaggatgatgatgatgaggaggaggacgacgatgACATCGACCTGTTCGGCTCCGACGAGGAG GATGATTCAGAGGCAGCCAGACTGAAGGAGGAGCGTTTGGCCGAGTACGCCGCCAAGAAAGCTAAGA AGCCCACTCTCATCGCCAAATCTTCGATCCTATTGGATGTGAAGCCGTGGGACGACGAGACGGACATGGCGAAGCTGGAGGAGTGTGTACGCAGTATTCAGATGGACGGGCTCCTCTGGGGACAGT CTAAATTGGTTCCCGTGGGTTACGGCATCAAGAAGCTGCAGATTGGCTGCGTTGTCGAAGACGACAAG GTGGGCACAGACATCCTGGAGGAAAACATCACTGCCTTTGAGGATTTCGTTCAGTCAATGGACGTCGCTGCGTTCAACAAGAtctga
- the zdbf2 gene encoding DBF4-type zinc finger-containing protein 2 isoform X1 has protein sequence MSHSSDGGGQKRAESSSRMWAESEPGPSRCQPSRQGYCGYCRVLYSNLEQHLSSLRHLDSVRTSSRCSAATSCSKLTLLERFLQDVLQHHPHRYSDPRPSHADLPSISAPPLPRAELDELLFSDNDIWSLGNREQLPSSDDTSYQPTNQQDDNSIHSQSEDRGVFQDRLSAPISDRGDKGATSTGHTHTQAPPPPAQTPPPHPQASPSIHRKAHRKTDRRKTSIDSSTPSRGPGPPPHTHLSQGPGAAPGPRPPKDLGPWRNWQRDRRAGFKDRAFSDPSNTLDQTIEEVIQMCCHGITSTSSQQEETESFHFSLPVSMETQSDDWDSPVQVSLRPSLAPVQVSPAEGRDLGQLMDVQVRLDDQVYSHQLDSALHSKAGGGATQEQGFWTLPIEEILPAPAFIPESFRGKTWAQIEQEDEEKVERLVGQFRRGRFICYFDSESLAR, from the exons ATGTCTCACTCCTCTGACGGAG gtggCCAGAAGAGGGCGGAGTCATCCAGCAG GATGTGGGCGGAGTCCGAGCCGGGTCCTTCCAGGTGCCAGCCGAGCAGACAGGGTTACTGTGGTTACTGCAGAGTCCTGTACAGCAACCTGGAGCAG CACCTGTCCAGTCTCAGACACCTGGACTCGGTCAGGACGTCTTCCAGATGCTCCGCCGCCACCAGCTGCAGTAAGCTGACACTGCTGGAGCGCTTCCTGCAGGACGTCCTGCAGCACCACCCGCACCGCTACAGCGACCCCAG GCCGTCTCATGCTGACCTCCCGTCTATCTCCGCCCCCCCGCTACCAAGGGCGGAGCTTGATGAACTACTTTTCTCTGATAACGACATCTGGTCGCTGGGTAACAGAGAACAACTGCCGAGCTCGGACGACACATCGTATCAGCCGACCAATCAGCAGGACGACAACAGCAtccacagccaatcagaagatAGAGGGGTATTCCAGGACAGGCTGTCTGCACCAATCAGCGATCGTGGGGACAAAGGGGCCACCTCcacagggcacacacacacacaagctccacCCCCACCAGCACAAACCCCTCCCCCACACCCGCAGGCATCGCCCTCCATCCACAGGAAAGCTCACAGGAAAACGGACAGGAGGAAAACCAGCATCGACTCCTCAACCCCCTCCAGGGGCCCCGGGCCCCCGCCACATACACACCTTAGCCAAGGACCAGGGGCTGCACCGGGGCCACGTCCCCCCAAAGACCTGGGGCCCTGGCGAAActggcagagagacaggagggcGGGGTTTAAAGACAGGGCGTTCTCGGACCCCAGCAACACTCTGGACCAAACCATCGAGGAG GTGATCCAGATGTGCTGTCATGGCATCACTTCCACTTCCAGccagcaggaggagacagaaagcTTCCACTTCAGCCTTcctgtctccatggaaacacagAGTGATGACTGGGACTCACCTGTGCAGGTGTCGTTGCGGCCGTCGCTCGCACCTGTACAGGTGAGTCCGGCAGAGGGGCGGGACCTGGGTCAGCTGATGGACGTCCAGGTGCGGCTTGATGATCAAGTGTACTCACACCAGCTCGACTCCGCCCTCCACAGTAAAGCAGGGGGCGGGGCCACACAGGAACAGGGGTTCTGGACTCTGCCCATCGAAGAGATCTTGCCCGCCCCCGCGTTTATCCCAGAATCCTTCCGGGGGAAGACCTGGGCCCAGATCgagcaggaggacgaggagaaggtggagagaCTGGTCGGTCAGTTCAGACGAGGACGATTCATTTGTTACTTCGACAGCGAGTCTCTGGCCAGGTGA
- the zdbf2 gene encoding DBF4-type zinc finger-containing protein 2 isoform X2, whose product MSHSSDGGGQKRAESSSRMWAESEPGPSRCQPSRQGYCGYCRVLYSNLEQHLSSLRHLDSVRTSSRCSAATSCSKLTLLERFLQDVLQHHPHRYSDPRPSHADLPSISAPPLPRAELDELLFSDNDIWSLGNREQLPSSDDTSYQPTNQQDDNSIHSQSEDRGVFQDRLSAPISDRGDKGATSTGHTHTQAPPPPAQTPPPHPQASPSIHRKAHRKTDRRKTSIDSSTPSRGPGPPPHTHLSQGPGAAPGPRPPKDLGPWRNWQRDRRAGFKDRAFSDPSNTLDQTIEEVIQMCCHGITSTSSQQEETESFHFSLPVSMETQSESGRGAGPGSADGRPGAA is encoded by the exons ATGTCTCACTCCTCTGACGGAG gtggCCAGAAGAGGGCGGAGTCATCCAGCAG GATGTGGGCGGAGTCCGAGCCGGGTCCTTCCAGGTGCCAGCCGAGCAGACAGGGTTACTGTGGTTACTGCAGAGTCCTGTACAGCAACCTGGAGCAG CACCTGTCCAGTCTCAGACACCTGGACTCGGTCAGGACGTCTTCCAGATGCTCCGCCGCCACCAGCTGCAGTAAGCTGACACTGCTGGAGCGCTTCCTGCAGGACGTCCTGCAGCACCACCCGCACCGCTACAGCGACCCCAG GCCGTCTCATGCTGACCTCCCGTCTATCTCCGCCCCCCCGCTACCAAGGGCGGAGCTTGATGAACTACTTTTCTCTGATAACGACATCTGGTCGCTGGGTAACAGAGAACAACTGCCGAGCTCGGACGACACATCGTATCAGCCGACCAATCAGCAGGACGACAACAGCAtccacagccaatcagaagatAGAGGGGTATTCCAGGACAGGCTGTCTGCACCAATCAGCGATCGTGGGGACAAAGGGGCCACCTCcacagggcacacacacacacaagctccacCCCCACCAGCACAAACCCCTCCCCCACACCCGCAGGCATCGCCCTCCATCCACAGGAAAGCTCACAGGAAAACGGACAGGAGGAAAACCAGCATCGACTCCTCAACCCCCTCCAGGGGCCCCGGGCCCCCGCCACATACACACCTTAGCCAAGGACCAGGGGCTGCACCGGGGCCACGTCCCCCCAAAGACCTGGGGCCCTGGCGAAActggcagagagacaggagggcGGGGTTTAAAGACAGGGCGTTCTCGGACCCCAGCAACACTCTGGACCAAACCATCGAGGAG GTGATCCAGATGTGCTGTCATGGCATCACTTCCACTTCCAGccagcaggaggagacagaaagcTTCCACTTCAGCCTTcctgtctccatggaaacacagA GTGAGTCCGGCAGAGGGGCGGGACCTGGGTCAGCTGATGGACGTCCAGGTGCGGCTTGA